In a genomic window of Mycolicibacterium neoaurum VKM Ac-1815D:
- a CDS encoding FAD-dependent monooxygenase, with protein MTPHVVISGAGIAGPALAHQLHARGWRTTVIERFPRRREEGQNVDIRGAAREVIRRMGIEADVRAAGTGEIGTRFVTADGRPAASFPVGEPGGSDGPTAELEILRGELSRILIEHTPGTEYLFDRQIADVTDHGDGVSTVLQDGSVLESDLLVIAEGLHSRSRRFVTDVGVGELGMYLAYATIPRRDDDDLWWNWQHATRRRSVHLRPDNLGTTRAILTFMSDVRGFEELDRQGQLTILRRTFADVGGAAPRILADIDAGAPMYFSAVGQVRAPVWSRGRITLLGDTAFCNGTFGGAGTSLALIGGYVLAGELAVAPDIAGALAAYRRTMQPFLDTAPELSESMLRLANPHSGLGVRAVRAVAAVSAGPVGRRISSLVGDRFSDIAGAGLRPPDYPPTGTTAGIGPVARD; from the coding sequence GTGACTCCTCATGTCGTGATCTCCGGCGCCGGTATCGCCGGGCCCGCACTGGCCCATCAACTCCATGCGCGGGGGTGGCGGACGACCGTGATCGAACGGTTCCCGCGGCGGCGTGAGGAGGGGCAGAACGTCGACATCCGCGGTGCGGCCCGCGAGGTGATCCGCAGGATGGGGATCGAAGCCGACGTCCGGGCCGCCGGGACCGGTGAGATCGGTACCCGGTTCGTCACCGCCGACGGCCGTCCCGCCGCGTCGTTCCCGGTCGGCGAGCCGGGAGGCAGTGACGGCCCCACGGCCGAGTTGGAGATCCTCCGTGGGGAGCTGTCACGCATCCTGATCGAGCACACCCCCGGTACCGAGTATCTCTTCGACCGCCAGATCGCCGATGTCACCGACCACGGTGACGGGGTGAGCACGGTGTTGCAGGACGGTTCGGTGCTGGAGTCCGATCTGCTGGTGATCGCGGAGGGCCTGCATTCCCGCTCGCGCCGGTTCGTCACCGATGTCGGTGTCGGCGAACTCGGCATGTACCTCGCCTACGCCACCATCCCGCGCCGCGATGACGACGATCTGTGGTGGAACTGGCAGCACGCCACCAGACGCCGGTCGGTGCATCTGCGACCCGACAATCTGGGAACCACCCGGGCCATCCTGACCTTCATGTCCGACGTGCGGGGTTTCGAGGAATTGGATCGCCAGGGCCAGCTGACCATCCTGCGGCGTACCTTCGCCGATGTCGGGGGTGCAGCGCCGCGCATCCTCGCCGATATCGACGCCGGGGCTCCGATGTATTTCTCGGCGGTGGGCCAGGTGCGGGCGCCGGTGTGGAGCCGGGGGCGGATCACCCTGCTGGGCGATACCGCGTTCTGTAACGGCACCTTCGGGGGAGCGGGGACCAGTCTGGCGCTCATCGGTGGGTACGTGTTGGCCGGCGAGCTGGCCGTCGCACCGGATATCGCCGGCGCGCTGGCGGCCTATCGGCGCACCATGCAGCCGTTCCTCGACACCGCTCCGGAGCTCAGCGAATCGATGTTGCGGCTGGCCAATCCGCATTCCGGGCTGGGCGTTCGTGCGGTGCGCGCCGTCGCCGCCGTGTCGGCCGGGCCGGTCGGCCGGAGGATCAGCTCCCTGGTCGGTGACCGCTTCTCCGATATCGCCGGTGCCGGGCTCAGGCCGCCCGATTACCCCCCGACCGGCACGACTGCAGGTATCGGTCCGGTGGCTCGTGATTAA
- a CDS encoding alpha/beta fold hydrolase translates to MTAALHSYRFGPSGPAQILAIHGLTGHGRRYEEIADSHLAEFTVLAPDLIGHGRSEYAAPWTIEANVAALAALLDAEGGGPVLVVGHSFGGAVALALAAARPELVRGLVLLDPAVALDGGWMAEIADAMFSSPDYPDREQARADKLAGSWREVAERDPAVLEGELDEHLITLPNGRLGWRISVPATMSYWSELTRPVPLPRSGTPTTLIRATRTTPPYATDELIATLRDAVGEEFTLTELDCDHMVAQALPAETAAVIRGHLG, encoded by the coding sequence GTGACCGCAGCCCTGCACAGCTACCGCTTCGGACCGTCGGGTCCGGCACAGATCCTGGCCATCCACGGCCTGACCGGCCACGGCCGTCGCTACGAGGAGATCGCCGACTCCCATCTTGCCGAGTTCACCGTGTTGGCACCGGATCTGATCGGGCACGGCCGCTCCGAGTACGCCGCACCGTGGACCATCGAGGCCAATGTCGCGGCACTGGCGGCGCTGCTGGACGCCGAGGGTGGCGGCCCGGTCCTGGTGGTGGGGCATTCGTTCGGCGGAGCGGTGGCACTGGCACTCGCCGCGGCACGCCCGGAACTGGTGCGGGGACTGGTGCTGTTGGACCCGGCCGTCGCGCTGGACGGCGGCTGGATGGCCGAGATCGCCGATGCCATGTTCTCCTCCCCCGATTATCCCGACCGTGAGCAGGCGCGCGCCGACAAGCTCGCCGGATCGTGGCGCGAGGTCGCCGAGCGCGATCCGGCGGTGCTGGAGGGCGAACTCGACGAGCATCTGATCACCCTGCCCAATGGTCGCCTCGGTTGGCGGATCAGCGTGCCCGCGACGATGTCCTACTGGAGCGAGTTGACCCGGCCGGTGCCGTTGCCCCGCAGCGGAACTCCGACGACGCTGATCCGCGCCACCCGCACCACGCCGCCGTATGCGACCGACGAACTGATCGCCACCCTGCGCGACGCCGTCGGCGAGGAATTCACCCTGACCGAACTGGATTGCGATCACATGGTGGCCCAGGCGTTACCCGCCGAGACGGCGGCCGTCATCCGCGGTCACCTGGGCTGA
- a CDS encoding MGMT family protein — protein MAAVTEEQVEAVRALVDRIPAGRVSTYGDIAAEAGLSSPRIVGWIMRTDSSDLPWHRVVPASGRPAPHLATRQLERLRAEGVLAVDGRVSLRAYRHDF, from the coding sequence ATGGCCGCGGTCACCGAGGAGCAGGTCGAGGCGGTGCGCGCACTGGTGGACCGGATCCCGGCGGGTCGCGTCAGTACCTACGGTGACATCGCCGCCGAGGCCGGGTTGTCCAGCCCGCGGATCGTCGGCTGGATCATGCGCACCGATTCTTCGGATCTGCCCTGGCACCGGGTTGTTCCGGCCTCGGGACGACCGGCGCCGCATCTGGCGACCCGGCAGCTGGAGCGGCTTCGCGCCGAGGGTGTGCTGGCCGTCGACGGCCGGGTGTCGCTGCGCGCGTACCGCCACGACTTCTGA
- a CDS encoding TetR/AcrR family transcriptional regulator yields the protein MSDLANAAGARGAKTGPGNRRGNRLPRDERRGQLLIAASEVFVDRGYHAAGMDEIAERAGVSKPVLYQHFSSKLELYLAVLQRHVDNLVSGVRQALRTTTDNRQRLRAAVQAFFEFVEHDSQGYRLIFENDYVTEPQVAAQVKVATESCTDAVFDLISRDSGLEAHRARMIAVGLVSTSVDCARYWLDNDRPISKDAAVEGTVQFAWGGLSHVPLTRS from the coding sequence ATGAGCGATCTCGCCAACGCCGCCGGAGCGCGGGGCGCCAAGACGGGGCCCGGTAATCGGCGCGGGAACCGGCTGCCCCGCGATGAGCGCCGTGGTCAGTTGCTCATCGCCGCCAGCGAGGTCTTCGTCGACCGCGGGTATCACGCGGCAGGCATGGATGAGATAGCCGAACGCGCTGGCGTCAGCAAACCCGTTCTGTATCAACACTTCTCGTCGAAGCTGGAGCTCTACCTCGCGGTGCTGCAGCGGCACGTCGACAACCTGGTCTCCGGGGTGCGCCAAGCGCTGCGCACCACCACCGACAACCGCCAGCGACTGCGCGCCGCCGTGCAGGCCTTCTTCGAGTTCGTCGAACACGACAGCCAGGGTTATCGGTTGATCTTCGAGAACGACTACGTCACCGAGCCACAGGTGGCCGCACAGGTGAAGGTGGCCACCGAATCCTGCACCGACGCGGTGTTCGATCTGATCAGCCGGGACTCCGGGCTGGAGGCCCACCGCGCCAGGATGATCGCGGTGGGACTGGTGTCGACCAGCGTCGACTGTGCCCGCTACTGGCTCGACAACGACCGGCCGATCTCCAAGGATGCGGCCGTGGAGGGCACGGTGCAGTTCGCCTGGGGCGGACTGTCACACGTGCCGCTCACCAGGTCCTAG
- a CDS encoding ferritin-like fold-containing protein: MTSTPSDAAAGISRVPADHPGVTELFALLAYGEVAAFYRLTEEARMAPNLAGRINMASMAAAEMRHYELLNEALSARGVDTVPAMTKYAPALENYHRLTTPSTWLEALVKTYIGDALAADFYLQISDALPPEAAEVVRSVLAETGHSQFVVAEVRAAVTASDRQRHRLALWSRRLLGEAITQAQYVLADRDDLVDLVISSSDGLGQLSEFFDKLQQTHASRMQELGLA, encoded by the coding sequence ATGACCTCGACGCCGTCCGACGCCGCCGCCGGCATTTCCCGTGTCCCGGCCGATCATCCCGGTGTCACCGAGCTGTTCGCCCTGCTGGCCTACGGCGAGGTGGCGGCCTTCTATCGGCTGACCGAGGAGGCGCGGATGGCGCCGAACCTGGCGGGCCGGATCAACATGGCCAGCATGGCCGCCGCCGAGATGCGGCACTACGAGCTGCTGAACGAGGCGTTGTCGGCCCGCGGGGTGGACACCGTGCCCGCCATGACCAAGTACGCCCCCGCGTTGGAGAACTATCACCGCCTGACCACGCCGAGTACCTGGCTGGAGGCGTTGGTCAAGACCTATATCGGGGACGCGCTGGCGGCCGACTTCTATCTGCAGATCTCCGACGCCCTGCCGCCGGAGGCGGCCGAGGTGGTGCGTTCGGTGCTCGCCGAGACCGGACACTCGCAGTTCGTGGTGGCCGAGGTCCGCGCCGCCGTCACGGCCAGTGACCGTCAGCGTCACCGGTTGGCGCTGTGGTCGCGGCGGCTGCTCGGCGAGGCCATCACCCAGGCCCAGTACGTGCTCGCCGACCGCGACGATCTGGTCGATCTGGTGATCAGCAGCAGCGACGGGTTGGGTCAGCTCTCCGAGTTCTTCGACAAGCTGCAGCAGACCCACGCCAGTCGGATGCAGGAGCTGGGGCTGGCCTGA
- a CDS encoding DUF3107 domain-containing protein gives MDIKIGVADSPRELVISSAQTPDEVEKAIVDALGASSSVLSLTDEKGRRYLVQSAKITYVEIGPSDARRVGFGTVGAEALKD, from the coding sequence GTGGACATCAAGATCGGGGTCGCCGACAGCCCGCGAGAGCTGGTCATCAGCAGCGCGCAGACACCCGACGAGGTGGAAAAGGCGATCGTCGACGCGCTGGGCGCGTCCTCGTCCGTGCTCTCATTGACCGACGAGAAGGGTCGCCGCTACCTCGTGCAGTCGGCGAAGATCACCTACGTCGAGATCGGCCCCAGCGACGCCCGGCGCGTCGGCTTCGGCACCGTCGGCGCCGAAGCGCTCAAGGACTAG
- a CDS encoding DUF3152 domain-containing protein has product MTYDPGRRGGNRGLGGQERSDSGFRADGQDPSESGFVNAGRAAPRGEQRAQPRRPTHVNHGQPRREPPESAAQRTDPHRVPAARDQWREPLRAQRDPLAEDLGRVRSNRDERAQFRKQTWLGRFVSTYGWRAYALPILAIVTVVVIYQTIAGPPAPTPVNAEGPVQAPVESPSTEIVGAPPKGLTQFDANLPTGILPGGGPFTEAGAKTWHIVPGTTPKVGQGTERTFTYTVEVEDGLDTATFGGDEGFATMVSETLANPKSWTHNPQFAFLRVDNDTEGPPDFRVSLTSPLTIREGCGYDIPLEASCYNPAYLGDQARVFLNEARWVRGATSFQGDIGSYRQYVINHEVGHAIGYRQHEPCPENGALAPIMMQQTFSTSNNDGAKFDPQSVPADGLTCRFNPWPYPIA; this is encoded by the coding sequence GTGACCTATGACCCGGGGCGCCGCGGGGGCAACCGTGGCCTCGGCGGGCAAGAGCGCAGCGACTCGGGATTTCGGGCCGACGGCCAAGATCCGAGCGAGTCCGGTTTTGTGAACGCCGGCCGCGCAGCGCCGCGCGGTGAGCAGCGCGCACAGCCCCGCCGCCCCACCCACGTCAACCACGGCCAGCCCCGCCGCGAACCGCCCGAGAGCGCCGCACAGCGCACCGATCCGCACCGGGTGCCTGCCGCCCGCGATCAGTGGCGCGAACCGTTGCGTGCCCAGCGTGACCCGCTGGCCGAGGACCTCGGCCGGGTCCGGTCAAATCGCGATGAGCGCGCCCAGTTCCGCAAGCAGACCTGGCTAGGACGATTCGTCTCCACCTACGGTTGGCGCGCCTACGCCCTACCGATCCTTGCCATCGTGACCGTCGTGGTCATCTATCAGACGATCGCCGGCCCGCCCGCGCCCACACCGGTCAATGCCGAAGGTCCGGTCCAGGCGCCGGTCGAATCGCCGAGCACCGAGATCGTCGGCGCCCCGCCCAAAGGCCTGACCCAGTTCGACGCGAACCTGCCGACCGGCATCCTGCCCGGCGGCGGACCGTTCACCGAGGCGGGCGCGAAGACCTGGCATATCGTGCCGGGCACCACGCCCAAGGTCGGGCAGGGAACCGAACGCACCTTCACCTACACCGTCGAGGTCGAGGACGGGCTGGACACCGCCACCTTCGGCGGCGACGAGGGATTCGCCACCATGGTCAGCGAGACCCTGGCCAACCCGAAGAGCTGGACCCACAACCCGCAGTTCGCCTTCCTGCGCGTGGACAACGACACCGAGGGCCCCCCGGATTTCCGCGTCTCGCTGACCTCCCCGTTGACCATCCGTGAGGGCTGCGGCTACGACATCCCGCTGGAAGCGTCCTGCTACAACCCGGCCTATCTCGGCGACCAGGCGCGGGTGTTTCTCAACGAGGCCCGCTGGGTCCGCGGTGCCACCTCGTTCCAGGGCGATATCGGCTCCTACCGCCAGTACGTCATCAACCATGAGGTCGGTCACGCCATCGGCTATCGCCAGCACGAACCGTGCCCGGAGAACGGGGCGCTGGCGCCGATCATGATGCAGCAGACGTTCTCGACCAGCAACAACGACGGTGCCAAGTTCGACCCGCAATCCGTTCCGGCCGACGGGCTCACCTGTCGGTTCAACCCGTGGCCCTACCCGATCGCCTGA
- a CDS encoding TIGR02569 family protein: MTDDLPPDHVMAAFGLAGVRPVPLGSSWEGGWRCGEVVLSMVADHARAAWSAKVRETLFADGIRLARPVRSTDGRYVVAGWRADTFVAGTPEPRHDEVVSAAVRLHEATAKLERPRFLTQPPVAPWSDVDVFIAADRAAWEDRPLHTLPAGARVAPGTVDGQKSVELLNQLASLRTPTRSPSQLVHGDLYGTVLFAGTAAPGITDITPYWRPASWAAGVVVVDALAWGEADDGLVERWSALPEWSQMLLRALMFRLAVHALHPRSTAAAFPGLARTAALVRLAV, translated from the coding sequence GTGACTGACGATCTGCCACCCGACCATGTGATGGCGGCGTTTGGGCTGGCCGGTGTGCGGCCGGTGCCGCTGGGTTCGTCCTGGGAGGGCGGCTGGCGGTGTGGCGAAGTGGTGTTGTCGATGGTCGCCGACCATGCGCGCGCCGCCTGGTCGGCCAAGGTACGCGAAACGCTGTTCGCCGACGGGATCCGGTTGGCACGACCGGTGCGCTCCACCGACGGCCGCTATGTGGTGGCCGGTTGGCGCGCCGACACCTTCGTCGCCGGTACCCCGGAACCACGCCATGACGAGGTGGTGTCGGCTGCGGTGCGCCTGCACGAGGCCACGGCCAAGCTGGAACGGCCCCGGTTCCTGACCCAGCCGCCGGTGGCGCCATGGTCGGATGTCGATGTGTTCATCGCCGCCGATCGTGCGGCCTGGGAGGACCGTCCGCTGCACACCCTGCCCGCGGGTGCCCGGGTGGCACCCGGCACGGTCGACGGCCAGAAGTCCGTCGAACTGCTCAACCAGTTGGCCTCATTGCGCACCCCGACCCGCAGTCCGAGTCAGCTGGTGCACGGAGACCTCTACGGCACAGTCCTTTTCGCGGGCACCGCCGCACCGGGTATCACCGACATCACACCGTACTGGCGGCCGGCCTCCTGGGCGGCCGGCGTGGTCGTCGTGGACGCGCTGGCCTGGGGCGAGGCCGATGACGGTCTGGTCGAGCGGTGGAGTGCATTACCGGAATGGTCGCAGATGTTGTTGCGGGCCTTGATGTTCCGGCTCGCCGTGCACGCGCTGCACCCGCGCTCGACCGCAGCGGCCTTCCCTGGGCTTGCCCGCACCGCGGCGCTGGTCCGCCTCGCCGTCTGA
- a CDS encoding DEAD/DEAH box helicase — protein sequence MTAQTDTTAQTDTTAPVEAPKTSFADLGVRDEIVRALAETGKEHAFAIQELTLPLALAGDDLIGQARTGMGKTLAFGVPLLHRISSDQGRPLNGTPRALIVVPTRELCLQVYSDLEIASKYLRAVSEDSDRKFVVTSIYGGRPYEPQIEALQKGVDVVVGTPGRLLDLAQQGHLQLGSLSVLVLDEADEMLDLGFLPDIERILRLTPDDRQSMLFSATMPGPIITLARTFMNQPTHIRAESAQSSQTHDTTEQFAYRAHALDKVEMVARILQAEGRGATMIFTRTKRTAQKVADELGERGFKVGAVHGDLGQIAREKALKAFRTGEVDVLVATDVAARGIDIDDITHVINYQIPEDEQSYVHRIGRTGRAGKTGIAVTLVDWDELPRWTMIDKALGLNNPDPVETYSSSDHLYTELNIPTEATGSIATARKPKTRTEGERVERTERAERPARTRSRRRTRGGQAATGHPENGDAATPSESGPEPQAESEGGEATPAKRRRRRRPRKASAPAAAE from the coding sequence ATGACTGCACAGACAGACACGACCGCACAGACGGACACGACCGCACCGGTCGAAGCCCCCAAGACTTCCTTCGCCGACCTGGGCGTTCGCGACGAGATCGTCCGCGCACTGGCCGAGACCGGTAAAGAACACGCTTTCGCGATCCAGGAGCTGACCCTGCCGCTCGCGCTGGCCGGCGACGATCTGATCGGCCAGGCCCGCACCGGCATGGGCAAGACCCTGGCCTTCGGCGTGCCCCTGCTGCACCGCATCAGCAGTGACCAGGGACGCCCGCTCAACGGCACCCCGCGGGCGCTCATCGTGGTTCCCACCCGCGAGCTGTGTCTGCAGGTCTACAGCGATCTGGAGATCGCCTCGAAGTACCTGCGGGCCGTCTCCGAGGACTCCGATCGCAAGTTCGTGGTGACCTCGATCTACGGCGGTCGCCCGTACGAACCGCAGATCGAGGCCCTGCAGAAGGGCGTCGACGTCGTGGTCGGCACCCCGGGACGGCTGCTCGACCTGGCCCAGCAGGGCCACCTGCAGCTCGGCAGCCTGTCGGTGCTGGTGCTCGACGAGGCCGACGAGATGCTCGATCTGGGATTCCTTCCCGATATCGAGCGCATCCTGCGCCTCACCCCCGATGACCGGCAGTCCATGCTGTTCTCGGCGACCATGCCCGGCCCCATCATCACGCTGGCGCGCACCTTCATGAACCAGCCGACCCATATCCGGGCCGAATCGGCGCAGTCCTCGCAGACCCACGACACCACCGAGCAGTTCGCCTACCGGGCGCACGCCCTCGACAAGGTGGAGATGGTGGCGCGGATCCTGCAGGCCGAGGGCCGTGGGGCCACCATGATCTTCACCCGTACCAAGCGCACCGCACAGAAGGTCGCCGACGAACTCGGCGAGCGCGGCTTCAAGGTCGGCGCGGTGCACGGCGACCTCGGCCAGATCGCACGGGAGAAGGCGCTGAAGGCTTTCCGCACCGGTGAGGTCGACGTGCTCGTCGCAACGGATGTCGCGGCACGCGGCATCGATATCGATGACATCACCCACGTCATCAACTACCAGATCCCCGAGGACGAACAGTCCTACGTACACCGCATCGGCCGCACCGGGCGCGCGGGCAAGACCGGTATCGCGGTCACCCTCGTCGACTGGGATGAGCTGCCCCGCTGGACGATGATCGACAAGGCGTTGGGCCTGAACAACCCCGATCCGGTCGAAACCTATTCCAGCTCAGACCATCTGTACACCGAGCTGAACATCCCGACCGAGGCGACCGGCTCCATCGCCACGGCCCGCAAGCCTAAGACCCGCACCGAAGGTGAGCGTGTCGAGCGCACCGAACGCGCCGAGCGCCCGGCCCGTACCCGCAGCCGTCGCCGCACCCGCGGCGGCCAGGCGGCCACCGGACATCCCGAGAATGGCGATGCGGCAACGCCTTCGGAGTCCGGACCGGAGCCCCAGGCCGAATCTGAGGGTGGCGAGGCCACGCCGGCCAAGCGCCGCCGCCGTCGCAGGCCCCGCAAGGCCAGTGCTCCCGCCGCGGCTGAGTGA
- the moeZ gene encoding adenylyltransferase/sulfurtransferase MoeZ: MPPLVEPAAELTREEVARYSRHLIIPDMGVDGQKRLKNAKVLVIGAGGLGSPTLLYLAAAGVGTIGIVEFDVVDESNLQRQIIHGQSDIGRSKAQSARDSVLEVNPLVNVVLHELRLEPENAVDLFAQYDLILDGTDNFATRYLVNDAAVLAGKPYVWGSIYRFEGQVSVFWEDAPDGLGLNYRDLYPEPPPPGMVPSCAEGGVLGILCASIASIMGTEAIKLLTGIGDPLLGRLMVYDALDMTYRTIKIRKDPATPKITELIDYEAFCGVVSDEAAAASAGSTVTPKELRELLDSGKPVALIDVREPVEWEINHIDGASLIPKSVIEAGEGLATVPQDKTPVLYCKTGVRSAEMLAVLKKAGFSDALHLQGGIVAWAKQLEPDMVMY; encoded by the coding sequence CTGCCCCCGCTGGTGGAGCCGGCCGCCGAACTGACCCGCGAGGAAGTCGCGCGGTACAGCAGGCATCTGATCATCCCCGACATGGGGGTCGACGGTCAGAAACGGCTGAAGAACGCCAAGGTATTGGTCATCGGCGCCGGCGGGCTGGGATCGCCGACCCTGCTCTATCTGGCCGCCGCCGGGGTGGGCACCATCGGCATCGTCGAATTCGACGTCGTCGACGAGTCGAACCTGCAGCGTCAGATCATCCACGGCCAGTCCGATATCGGCCGCTCCAAGGCGCAGAGCGCGCGCGACTCGGTGCTGGAGGTCAACCCGCTGGTCAACGTCGTGCTGCACGAGCTGCGCCTGGAGCCCGAGAACGCAGTCGACCTGTTCGCCCAGTACGACCTGATCCTGGACGGCACCGACAACTTCGCCACCCGCTACCTGGTCAACGACGCCGCCGTGCTGGCAGGCAAGCCCTACGTCTGGGGTTCGATCTACCGGTTCGAGGGCCAGGTGTCGGTGTTCTGGGAGGACGCCCCCGACGGTCTGGGCCTGAACTACCGCGATCTCTACCCCGAGCCACCGCCACCGGGCATGGTGCCCTCCTGCGCCGAAGGCGGCGTGCTGGGCATCCTGTGCGCGTCGATCGCCTCGATCATGGGCACCGAGGCCATCAAGCTGCTGACCGGTATCGGTGACCCGCTGCTGGGCAGGCTGATGGTCTACGACGCGCTCGACATGACCTACCGCACCATCAAGATCCGCAAGGATCCGGCGACGCCGAAGATCACCGAGCTGATCGACTACGAAGCGTTCTGCGGTGTGGTCTCGGACGAGGCCGCCGCCGCGTCGGCCGGATCGACGGTGACGCCCAAGGAACTGCGTGAGCTGCTCGATTCGGGCAAGCCGGTCGCACTCATCGACGTCCGCGAGCCCGTCGAGTGGGAGATCAACCACATCGACGGCGCCTCGCTGATCCCGAAGTCGGTGATCGAGGCGGGCGAGGGATTGGCCACCGTGCCGCAGGACAAGACCCCGGTTCTGTACTGCAAGACCGGCGTCCGCTCCGCCGAGATGCTGGCCGTGCTGAAGAAGGCCGGCTTCTCCGACGCCTTGCATCTGCAGGGCGGCATCGTGGCATGGGCCAAGCAACTCGAACCCGACATGGTCATGTACTGA